AATGTATCTTTTCCTTAAAGAACTCGGAGCCGATGTTCAAACTTATATACCTAATCGACTATTGGAAGGTTATGGAATTTCTATTCAGAGTATTGATTATTTAAAACAACAGGGAATTAATTTAATTATTAGTGTCGATTGCGGTATTACAGCTGTTGAAGAAATTGAATATGCTAAATCTCTTAACATAGATACTATTGTTTGCGATCACCATCAACCAAAAGATAAATTACCCAATGCCTATGCAATTTTAGATCCATTAAAACCTGGTGATAATTATCCATTCAAATATCTATCTGGTGCTGGTGTGGCTTTTAAACTTGCTACTGCAATCGGAGATAAAATTGGTAAAAGGAATATGGCTCTGAAATATCTCGATCTTGTTGCCTTAGCAGGTGCAGCAGATATTGTCCCATTAATTGATGAAAATAGAATTCTTGTTAAAGAAGGTTTACAAATAATAAATACAAATCCCCGTCCAGGTATTGCTGCTCTTATAAAATGCTCGAGAATCGAACCGGGAAATTTATCAGCTGGACAAATAGTATTTACAATTGCACCAAGAATTAATGCAGTTGGAAGATTAGGAGATGCAAATAGAGCCGTCGAACTATTTACAACTGACGATCCTCAAAAAGCAATGGAACTTGCTCAGATCCTGGAAGATGAAAATGTAAAAAGAAGATCAATTGACGAAGCAACTTTTTCTCATGCTGTTAATTTAGTTGAATCTACTGTCGATCTTGAAAATGATTTTGGTATCGTATTGCACGATGATAACTGGCATCCAGGTGTTATTGGTATTGTAGCTTCTCGACTTGTTGAAAAGTTTAATAGACCTACAATTATGCTCACAACAATTGATGGAATTGCAAAAGGTTCTGCACGTAGCATCCCTGGCTTTAATATTTATGATGCTCTTCAAAACTGTGAGGATTTATTATTGCAATTCGGTGGACACGAAGCAGCTGCCGGACTTGCAGTAGAAATTGATAAACTTAATTTATTCAAACAAAGATTTAATGAGGTTTTAAGACAGTGTATTAAAAAGGAAGATATTTTTCCAGAAATACTTATTGATGCAAAAATTGCTTTTTCAGAAATTACACCTAAGTTTATCCGGATTCTTGAACAATTTGCACCTTTCGGTCCAGGTAATATGAGACCAATATTTTTAAGTGAAAAAGTTGCACTTACTAATTT
This region of Rosettibacter firmus genomic DNA includes:
- the recJ gene encoding single-stranded-DNA-specific exonuclease RecJ; this translates as MQNKRWKLKDSPDDKLILALADSLNISNSLALLLVQRGVTNYHEAKLYFRPSLDYLYDPFLMDGMQQASNRIIKAITDNQKICVYGDYDVDGTCSASLMYLFLKELGADVQTYIPNRLLEGYGISIQSIDYLKQQGINLIISVDCGITAVEEIEYAKSLNIDTIVCDHHQPKDKLPNAYAILDPLKPGDNYPFKYLSGAGVAFKLATAIGDKIGKRNMALKYLDLVALAGAADIVPLIDENRILVKEGLQIINTNPRPGIAALIKCSRIEPGNLSAGQIVFTIAPRINAVGRLGDANRAVELFTTDDPQKAMELAQILEDENVKRRSIDEATFSHAVNLVESTVDLENDFGIVLHDDNWHPGVIGIVASRLVEKFNRPTIMLTTIDGIAKGSARSIPGFNIYDALQNCEDLLLQFGGHEAAAGLAVEIDKLNLFKQRFNEVLRQCIKKEDIFPEILIDAKIAFSEITPKFIRILEQFAPFGPGNMRPIFLSEKVALTNFPKIVGNNHLVATFKQNGNDKVFDAIGFNLGFYADHIDKNKDLVDIVYTIETINKDGKVFPQLRIKDIRLNNNGN